Part of the Sorghum bicolor cultivar BTx623 chromosome 1, Sorghum_bicolor_NCBIv3, whole genome shotgun sequence genome, ACAGATCAACAATTCAAACATAGTGATGTATACTAACTCATTCATCTTGTTTTATTAGAGCTAACCATGCTACTCCCAGTCTCACTACAAAATACAGATCACCAATTCAAACATAGTGACAGGCGTATACTACTCGTCCATCTTGTTTTAGTAGAAGGTAAACATTCAGTGGGCGATTAGAAAAGCATGAAAGGAACAGGCATTGTAGCATATTAATGGTTCATGGTAAGCACATATCTATTCAATTGACCGAATAACAACACAGAGTAATTAGCAACACTGGATAAACACAGCACAGCGCTACCAATTTGTTCCCTCTACTCTTCAGCATACAAGAGGCTGCAGGGGCAATAACCTGGCCGCTCAGTCGCTGGAGCCAGGGCCGGGTGTCTTGGACCCTATTCCGTACTTCTCCTGGAGCCTGGTGATCTCgtcctccttcttcttgacatcCGACTTCTTGGACATCTTCGCTGGCTGGTAGTAGAGCACGATGAGGTAGCGGTTGGCGACGTTGAAGCCGGAGAGGTGGTCGACGGCGTTCTTGGCGTCGTAGATGTCCTCGTAGACAACGTAGGCGGTGCCTCGCGTGTCCTTGGCGTTGCCCAGCCGGATCTGCCGGATCGCGCCGTACTTGCCGAAGATGTCGTACATCTCCTCGCTCGAGATGTTGAACGGCAGGTTCCGCACGTACAGCACCCGGTTCACCTCCGGAGGGAGGCGCGCGTTCCCCTTCCGCAggcccgccgccgccatcgccgCCGCGACGAAGCTCGCCTAGGGTTTGGGGATTGGGGATTTGGGGGGTGCTTTGCTTGCTGCGTGTAGCCGCCTCTTTCTCTCGCGTCTTCGTTTGCCTTATTGGAGAGGTGGAGCCGCACGGGGTCGATTAGTTGCCGACTCTGGGAGAGTTCCCACCGACATGTGGCCCTTACTTTCAAGTGGGGCCCATATGTCGGCGTCTAGTCTCGAAGTTTCGGTGACGAATCTTTAGCGCATAAACGCGAGCTGAGCCGGCTCGAGCCTCGGCTTCGAATCCCCGGCGACCTCCCTCCACGAAGCAGCTTCCTCCGGTCGCCTGCTGGGCCTCGGACCTGCGAGAAGCTTCCGGCGCCAGCCCATCGAGCACCGCAATGGCGTCCGGCGGAGCGGCCATCTCGGCGGGGCCGACGCCAccgtcggcgacggcgacggcggtggAGTGGCACCAGCGGCCGCCGAACCCGAAGAACCCCGTGGTGTTCTTCGACGTGACCATCGGGTCCATCCCCGCCGGCCGCATCAAGATGGAGCTCTTCGCCGACATCGCCCCCAAGACCGCGGAGAACTTCCGGTGATGGCCTAAACCCTCCAGTAGCCATAAACCCTAGGTTCCATTCGTTTCATCCTTCTGCCGCTGATGTGTTTGACACTTGGATAGATCTCTAATCATGTTACTTTGTTGGTTTCAGGCAGTTCTGCACTGGGGAGCATAGGTAAGAGACTTCCAGGCTTCCAGCGATTGATTATCTCCTGGCTGTGGACTTGTTCTGAGGCTAATTGTGCTAACCTGGTGGCTCCATCCTGATGTGAAACCATTTAGCCGAGTACTTTGTTAAGTTCCTTTAGAGTTTCTATTTTACTGATGCCTACTATAATGGTTAGCATGGTCATTCGCTTGGGGAGACTAGCTGATTTGAAAAGGGAAAAACAGTATCAAACTATATGCTTTCTTAAAGGCAGAGTTTATCTTCCTTAAAAAAAGGAAAGATAGAATGAAACAAGGAAGACCAATTTTTTCTGTACTTCTGTTGATTGTTATGGTTGGTGAGAAGTTGAGATTATAGCGTGGTGTTTTCTGGAACTTACATACCTACTAGCTGATTTAAATAATATTGTTGTGCTGTTTGGTATAATAACAAGTCGCTCCTTGCTTCACCTCCATGTTTACTTTTACTTAAACTGATGTTGGGACTATGCAAGGATATGAATTTGGGTCTTTAGGATAGTGTGCATAAGTGTTGGGTGTGGCATGGCGACATAGCACTGCTTTGAGACTGGGACGGGTATTTTTTGTATTGGTACAATGTATTGCAAATTGAAGCTGGGCAGTGGCCGTGTGGATGACCGTGACACAGGAGTGTGAATAGATCTAGGAGAAATTAGGTTATTTCTGCTTTTATTGGCTGCTGGTGTTTGCTATTTGATTAGTGACTTCATGAGGATTCAAGTAAAAAAGTTGCTCCAGCAATTATGAAATTACTTTGCAGACAACAGTCTAATGGATGATTTCTAATGCTCAGTTTTGATGTTGATTGCAGAAAAAATGCTTTGCCACAGGGTTATAAGGGCTGTCAATTCCATAGAGTGATCAAAGATTTCATGATTCAGGGTGGTGACTTCTTGAAGGTTTGTCTGCCACATACTAGTAGCTTCAACCATCAATTTTATTACTTAGCATAGATAACCCAGTGCTATCCTAGAACTAAAACTTGTGTATGAATGTGCTCTTACTTATAATAGGCAACAAAAATCAAGGTAGAATCTGATATATTGTTTTACCCTTCTGTGGACCCTCCTGTAGAATTTGTTTTTGGAGTGATCAACTACTTTAGTAATATCCATGCAGAAATTGGAAAGACTCATAAGTTCATGTGATGTTCAGTATATAAACTAAAGCCTCCTGTTTTGTGTCCTGTAGAATGATGGTACTGGATGCACATCAATCTATGGTACCAAATTTGATGATGAAAATTTTATTGCAAAGCATACAGGGCCTGGACTGCTCTCAATGGTATTCTTTCTTTCCACCTTGATGTTTTTCAATTGAAATGCTGCCAGGAGATGCTTTTCTGTATTTTCTCTTTGTTTGCACTGGATCTATTGCTTGGACTCAGTGTAATTAGATTTGTATATCTGGCATCCTATAGTGTTACACATGTACTTTTTACTCGTTTTTTGGAATGGGGATCATCGTTGGGCATAATAAATGACTAGCCCCCCTGCCCCTTTACCATGAACGTGCTTAATTTATGGGATCTTGCACTAATGTGCTATGTTCCCTTTTTTAAGAAATATTCTGTAGTCTGTCCATAGTATCAACCAATTTCGATAGTTGTTTTGTCTATCATTCTTCCTCATGTTTTACATTTTCACATTATTGTTCTACATCAGTTTAGGGTAGATTACCTGTCTGTCCCAGATCTCTTTTTCATGAATGATGATGTTCATCAGCTGCCTTTttaaatttaataaaaatatt contains:
- the LOC8057079 gene encoding splicing factor 3B subunit 6-like protein; translation: MAAAGLRKGNARLPPEVNRVLYVRNLPFNISSEEMYDIFGKYGAIRQIRLGNAKDTRGTAYVVYEDIYDAKNAVDHLSGFNVANRYLIVLYYQPAKMSKKSDVKKKEDEITRLQEKYGIGSKTPGPGSSD
- the LOC8057395 gene encoding peptidyl-prolyl cis-trans isomerase CYP22, which translates into the protein MASGGAAISAGPTPPSATATAVEWHQRPPNPKNPVVFFDVTIGSIPAGRIKMELFADIAPKTAENFRQFCTGEHRKNALPQGYKGCQFHRVIKDFMIQGGDFLKNDGTGCTSIYGTKFDDENFIAKHTGPGLLSMANSGINSNGSQFFITCAKCDWLDNKHVVFGRVLGDGLLVVRKIENVATGANNKPKLACIISECGEM